A genome region from Candidatus Neomarinimicrobiota bacterium includes the following:
- a CDS encoding glycoside hydrolase family 3 protein, whose protein sequence is MNSANNELKLMAGQMIMVGLRGTSPEDAKSFMDSLNDLTVGGVILYDQNLTTTPPSSHNIQSPKQVREFNEALQSYSKIPLLIGVDQEGGQVNRLKSKYGFPDSKSWAEMGQLNNKEKTNSHSKHMARTLSKNGFNLNFAPVLDLSINHESFIAKKERCFSDNPDTVAIHTELFINTHLEENVIPVCKHFPGQGSAGGDTHEGIVDATETWTEKELKPYQILIDKGCAPAIMTSHLFNKKLDPDFPATLSSKILNNLLRGKIGFKDVLISDDPQMGAIAKHYDLKTVIQLMINAGVDLFCFGNNLIYEPDIVHKVHSIILELLDEGSISANQIQKSFERIIKLKSRIGLI, encoded by the coding sequence ATGAATTCTGCAAACAATGAATTAAAATTAATGGCCGGCCAGATGATAATGGTTGGTCTCCGTGGCACTTCACCCGAAGATGCAAAATCATTTATGGATTCCCTTAATGATTTAACTGTGGGTGGTGTCATTCTCTACGACCAGAATTTAACTACGACACCCCCCTCATCACACAATATCCAGTCGCCGAAACAAGTAAGGGAATTTAATGAAGCGCTCCAGTCTTACAGTAAGATCCCACTATTGATCGGAGTGGATCAAGAGGGAGGCCAAGTTAACCGCTTGAAAAGTAAGTATGGTTTTCCCGATTCAAAAAGTTGGGCAGAAATGGGCCAATTGAATAATAAAGAAAAAACCAATTCCCATTCTAAACATATGGCTAGAACATTATCGAAGAATGGATTCAATTTGAATTTTGCACCAGTACTAGACTTATCCATAAATCACGAAAGTTTTATTGCAAAAAAGGAACGCTGCTTTTCAGATAATCCGGATACTGTGGCCATCCATACTGAACTTTTTATAAATACGCATTTGGAAGAAAACGTCATCCCCGTTTGTAAACATTTCCCCGGTCAAGGCAGTGCCGGTGGTGATACCCATGAAGGTATTGTTGATGCAACAGAAACCTGGACAGAAAAAGAATTAAAACCCTATCAAATTCTTATTGATAAAGGATGCGCCCCGGCGATAATGACTTCCCATCTTTTTAATAAAAAGCTAGATCCTGATTTTCCAGCAACACTGTCATCTAAAATATTGAATAATCTGTTAAGAGGAAAAATTGGATTCAAAGATGTCCTTATTAGTGATGATCCCCAAATGGGAGCCATCGCAAAGCATTATGATTTAAAAACGGTAATCCAATTGATGATAAACGCCGGTGTAGATTTGTTCTGTTTTGGGAATAACTTGATTTACGAACCAGACATAGTGCATAAAGTTCATTCAATTATATTAGAATTGTTAGATGAGGGATCCATATCAGCTAATCAAATTCAAAAATCATTTGAGCGAATTATAAAATTAAAATCGAGAATTGGTTTAATATGA
- a CDS encoding serine hydrolase, with amino-acid sequence MLLRNYILCSAILFSACAGPGQFSSNKSWAEKTLEKLTLREKISQMMVVSVNMRFMNYESSQWKDIQKHIATDGIGVLHIWFGDAGSALTMLNDMQMKSKVPILVDADIESGLGRRYPGAVTLPPMMAIAATGNPKYAYEAGRISAEESRAVGIHFNLSPVVDVNNNPKNPIINTRSFGEVPDSVNRYSIEFIRGLHDYGMLATAKHFPGHGDTETDSHSSLAQIPSDSVRLWNVELPPFQKAIDAGVDAVMVAHVNSPDYQDHAQDPASLSSFWLQDILREKMNFDGVIITDAMRMGGIVKNYSDEYALLETVKAGSDIIIQNQNLKKSIDIIEKAVLNGILSESRINESALKVLKMKEKVGLHLNKTISIDYTHRAMGKAANFKMAREIAKKAITIVKNEGGILPLQPSLNEKLYVVDLYDGPNDHSESSFTKQLKTNGRKVVSFQIDKSDSSVVANYILSQIPKDGIVLLNAFANPTEHKDEIFLPKVESEFVNALIKKCEKVVITSFGSPYLIQDFPNTPVYICAYKSSEILQTAAVNAIKGKSDITGILPVTIPGVAKNGTGLPIKAKKWLIGNSKWQPGKTLKRISPSEISTDIEQVKDYLSQAVADSAFPGGVLLAAKDGKIFLHESFGYHTYKKDERVTRGDIYDLASITKVIATTSAVMKLVDQKKLSLDDKVVDHLPGFKGNQKKYFNQKSETTIRHLMTHTAGLPPFKQYYLMKSNLETRLDSIMNTEPTIGLEEKTIYSDVGLIALGKVIESASGVPLDLLVDSIIFTPLGMNSTYFNPPRKRIKRIVPTEYSNLYGELIRGYVHDENAHSIGGVAGHAGLFSTASDLAIFSQMMLNEGIYGWKRIFKTETVNLFTQRANVVEGSSRGLGWDTPDGKASGGVYLSDKSFGHTGYTGTSLWIDPENDIFVILLTNAVHPNRSYKDPKYFNWRQRIHSSVYESVGIREETPNLEWRKKWN; translated from the coding sequence ATGCTTTTGAGGAATTATATACTTTGTTCAGCTATCCTGTTTTCAGCTTGCGCAGGTCCTGGGCAGTTTTCATCTAATAAGTCTTGGGCTGAAAAAACGCTCGAAAAACTTACATTGCGAGAAAAGATTTCCCAAATGATGGTAGTTTCAGTGAACATGCGTTTCATGAATTATGAAAGCAGTCAATGGAAAGATATTCAAAAGCATATTGCTACGGATGGGATTGGCGTTTTGCATATTTGGTTTGGAGATGCGGGCAGCGCACTTACTATGCTTAATGATATGCAGATGAAATCGAAGGTACCGATTTTGGTGGATGCGGATATTGAATCGGGATTAGGCCGTCGTTATCCCGGTGCAGTTACACTGCCGCCCATGATGGCCATTGCCGCCACGGGTAATCCTAAATACGCGTATGAAGCAGGACGCATTTCAGCAGAAGAAAGCCGCGCCGTTGGGATTCATTTTAATTTATCTCCTGTAGTGGACGTGAATAATAATCCTAAAAATCCAATTATTAATACGCGCTCGTTTGGGGAAGTCCCGGACTCGGTTAATCGATATTCTATTGAATTTATCCGCGGACTCCATGATTATGGGATGCTGGCAACTGCCAAACATTTCCCTGGCCATGGAGACACAGAAACTGATTCCCATTCTTCATTGGCACAAATCCCCAGCGATTCGGTACGGTTATGGAATGTGGAATTACCTCCATTTCAAAAGGCTATTGATGCGGGTGTGGATGCTGTAATGGTTGCTCATGTGAATTCCCCCGATTACCAAGATCATGCCCAGGACCCAGCTTCCTTATCCAGCTTTTGGCTCCAAGATATACTTAGAGAAAAAATGAATTTTGATGGAGTCATTATTACGGATGCCATGCGGATGGGTGGTATTGTAAAAAATTACTCGGATGAATATGCACTCCTTGAGACGGTCAAGGCTGGATCGGATATTATTATCCAAAACCAAAATTTGAAGAAGTCCATTGACATAATTGAAAAAGCAGTTTTAAATGGAATTCTATCTGAAAGTCGAATTAATGAATCCGCTCTCAAAGTCCTGAAGATGAAAGAAAAGGTTGGTCTTCACCTTAATAAAACCATTTCTATCGATTATACCCATAGGGCAATGGGTAAAGCTGCCAACTTCAAAATGGCTAGAGAGATTGCAAAAAAGGCTATCACCATAGTGAAGAATGAAGGCGGAATTTTACCCCTACAGCCTTCTCTAAATGAAAAACTTTATGTGGTTGATCTTTATGATGGCCCTAATGATCATAGTGAAAGTAGTTTTACCAAACAGTTAAAAACCAACGGCCGCAAAGTTGTATCGTTCCAAATTGATAAGTCGGACAGCTCAGTTGTTGCAAATTATATCCTAAGCCAAATACCGAAAGATGGTATTGTTCTTCTCAATGCATTTGCTAATCCCACAGAGCATAAAGATGAAATATTCCTGCCAAAAGTTGAATCTGAATTCGTAAATGCATTAATAAAGAAATGTGAAAAAGTAGTCATTACCAGTTTTGGCAGTCCCTATCTAATTCAAGATTTTCCCAATACACCCGTTTACATTTGTGCCTATAAAAGCAGTGAAATTCTTCAAACGGCTGCGGTGAATGCAATAAAAGGTAAATCCGATATTACCGGAATACTTCCTGTAACTATCCCGGGGGTTGCAAAGAATGGAACCGGACTTCCTATTAAAGCGAAGAAATGGTTGATTGGGAATTCAAAGTGGCAACCGGGAAAAACCCTAAAACGCATCAGTCCTTCCGAAATTTCAACAGATATTGAACAAGTAAAAGATTATTTATCCCAAGCAGTGGCAGATTCCGCATTTCCAGGTGGAGTACTCTTGGCGGCCAAGGATGGTAAAATATTTCTACACGAGTCTTTTGGGTATCATACTTATAAAAAAGATGAGCGAGTAACCCGAGGTGACATTTATGACTTAGCCTCAATTACTAAGGTGATAGCCACAACGTCAGCAGTTATGAAATTGGTAGATCAAAAGAAACTTTCACTTGATGATAAAGTGGTGGATCACTTACCCGGGTTTAAAGGGAATCAGAAGAAATATTTTAATCAAAAATCCGAAACAACAATTCGGCATTTAATGACCCACACGGCTGGATTGCCACCCTTTAAGCAATACTATTTAATGAAAAGCAATTTGGAAACCCGATTGGATTCTATCATGAATACAGAACCAACAATTGGATTGGAAGAAAAGACGATCTATTCCGACGTTGGTTTAATTGCCCTGGGCAAAGTTATTGAATCGGCGTCGGGAGTACCGCTTGATTTATTGGTGGATTCAATTATATTTACACCTCTTGGTATGAATTCAACATATTTCAATCCACCAAGAAAAAGGATAAAGCGAATCGTCCCTACGGAATACAGTAATCTATATGGCGAATTGATTCGTGGATATGTTCATGATGAAAATGCCCATAGCATTGGAGGCGTGGCCGGTCATGCCGGGCTATTTTCCACAGCCAGCGATTTGGCGATATTCAGCCAAATGATGTTGAATGAGGGGATTTATGGTTGGAAGCGAATTTTTAAAACTGAAACAGTTAATCTGTTTACGCAAAGAGCGAATGTTGTTGAAGGCAGTTCCCGTGGTTTGGGGTGGGATACTCCAGATGGTAAAGCATCAGGTGGTGTATATTTATCTGATAAAAGTTTTGGCCACACGGGCTATACGGGAACGTCATTGTGGATAGATCCAGAGAATGATATATTTGTTATTTTGCTAACTAATGCGGTTCATCCAAATCGTTCCTATAAAGATCCTAAATATTTTAATTGGCGACAGAGGATTCATTCTTCCGTTTATGAGTCAGTGGGGATTAGGGAGGAAACCCCGAACCTTGAATGGCGCAAAAAATGGAATTGA